Below is a genomic region from Ignavibacteria bacterium.
CCAGTAACACAAACAAAATTTTGTAAAGGAATTTTTACGTTGATATTTTTCAAATTATGTTCTCTCGCTCCAATAATTGCAATGTAATTTCCACTTCCATTATTTCTACACGTTGGAATTTTTATTTCTTCATATCCAGAAAGATACTTACTCGTCAAAGTATTTGATTGCAATAGTTGCTGATGTTTTCCTGAAAAAACAATTTCGCCGCCCAATTCTCCAGCATTTGGACCAATATCAATAATATAATCAGCAGACTCAATTATTTCTCTATCATGTTCAACTACTATTACTGTATTTCCTAAATCTCGTAATGATTTTAAAATTCCTATTAAGCGGCGCGTATCTCTAGTGTGTAATCCGATACTTGGTTCGTCGAGAACATATAATGTTCCGACCAACGATAATCCAAGTGCAGTTGCGAGATGAATTCTTTGCGATTCGCCTCCGGAAAGAGTGTGAGTTGTTCTATCAAGCGTTAAGTAACCGATTCCGACATCGATCAAAAATTTAATGCGCTTTTTTATTTCATGTAAAATGCGTTCAGAAATTTTTTTTTCAGATTCGCTGAGAAGTAATGAATCGAAAAAATCGTATGCTGCAGAAAGCGACATTTGCGCAACATCAGCGATGGTTTTGTTATTTAGTTTTACTAATAATGCTTCTTGCCGAAGACGGCTTCCTTTACATTCGCTGCAAATTGTATAGCCACGATAACGACTTAAAAACACGCGGTAATGCAATTTGTAAGATTTCGATTGTAGAAATTGGAAAAAACCGTTAACTCCACAAAACGTTTCATATCCGTTGAAAATTACGTTACGTTCTTCCTCTTTAAGTTGATAATACGGAACATTCGTACGAATGTTTACGCGGGCTGCAATTTCTAACAATTCAATGTGGAATTTTTTCCAATTCGGAAAATTCCAACAATGGATTGCCCCTTCTTCGAGATTTTTATTTTTGTCAGGAACGACTAAGCCCTCATCTATGCCGATTGATTTTCCGAAACCTTGACACACAGAACACGCGCCTAAAGGAGTATTGAATGAAAAGAGTTGTTGTTCTGGTTCCTGATATTGCACATCACAGAGCGAGCACATAAAGTGCTGGTTGAATCGTAATTCATTTCCGGATTCAACAAAATGAATTACGAGTTTTCCATCTCCGAATCGAAACGCCGACTCAAGAGAATCAGAAAGACGATTATCGTGCTTTTCATTATTTAGTAATAGTCTATCAAGTACAACAAATATTTTTTTTTGGTATTGAAAGTTTTCAATATCAATTTCATTTACATCAATTACAATTCCGCTGTGAAAAATGCGCGTAAACCCTTGTGAACGTATGTATTCTATTTGCTCATTGATAGTAGTGGTTGAATGTATATGAACGGGAAACAGTACTAAAATTTTATCTCCATTGATTCCACTTGTTTCTTCATAAAGTTTGTTCACAACTGATTGCACAGAATCTTTTAAAACCACTGTTCCGCATTTTGCACAGTACGTTTTTCCGATGCGGGCAAACAACAGTCGAAGAAAATCATAAATCTCCGTAGAGGTTCCGACTGTCGAGCGAGGGTTTTTTGAAGGAATTTTTTGCTCTATGGCAACAGAAGGGGAAATGCCACTAATAAAATCTACATCTGGTTTTTCAAATCGCTCTAAAAATTGACGCGCGTATGATGAAAGACTTTCGACAAATCTTCTTTGCCCTTCAGCATAAATTGTGTCAAACGCGAGACTTGATTTTCCTGAACCGCTTACTCCGGTTATTACAACAAGTTGATTGTGGGGAATTTCAACGTTAATATTTTTCAGATTATGAACACGTGCGCCACGAATGATAATTGAATTTTGTTTTTTAGAATTACTAAACGTATTGTTTTGATTAGTTTTCTTCTGCATAAAAAGAACAACAGTTCGTTATGATTTTAATTTTTGAATTTTAATAAATGCAAAATTACATTCTGTAAAAAACAATCGCAAAGAAATCAATCAAAACAAAAAATTATAGGTCGCTTTAATAGAAAAAATCCTAAATTTTCTTGAACAAAATTTTGACTTGAACCAAAAAAAAGACTAAATTTATTCTGTTTTAATATGGGGATGAATTGGTTTCGACGGATTGTCGATGGTTACAATTGCATCTCGTGCTCTCCATATGCACGTAAATCTCGTGGAAAAACATTAAGTGCCAACTATAATTACGCACTTGCTGCATAATTAATTTTATGCAGCCGTTTTCACTTCGTTTCTTCTGATGGACGAAATGAAAGCGTCGCAACATCAGAATAGTTTCAGTTTTGCTCAGTAATTGAAGCGAATTTTTATGAGATAGTTTTTTATTGAGCGTGTTGTTGCGCGTATAAAAAGCAAAAATAAAACAATAACTAAAGATGTAGTAGTTGTAATGGTCTGCACTTCGGACGCCGGTTCGATTCCGGCCATCTCCACAATTTTTATTATGCGTTGCTATGAATGAACTACAAATCAAAAACCCTCTTGATTTGCAATTTTTCTTGTGCGTCAATAAAAATTTTGCAATGAACTATGAACGATAACAGCGAATTCGCGTCCAACAACAATATGTATTTGTTCGCGTATTCGATTCAAGGATATTACGATAAAGATTTACTTGATTATACGCTATGGCGCAAATGTCCTTTCATAAAATTTGCTTTCAAATTCGATGAAGAATTATTCGAATTGCAATTTACAGTAATTTATTTTTTATTAGTTGATGAAAAAGCAAATTTCGTTCACAAAACTTACAGGTGCAGGTAATGATTTTATACTAATTGACAATAGGGGAGAAGAGATTTCGTTACCTTGGGATATTCTTGCAAAAAAATTATGTGATAGAAATTTTGGAATTGGCGCTGATGGCTTACTGATCGTTGAACATTCAAACGATTCCGATTTTGAAATGAAATATTTTAATAGCGACGGAAGTTACGGTGGAATGTGCGGCAATGGAGGACGATGTATTGCTCATTATTATTTTCTCACAAAGAAACGTAAGAAAAAAACATATTTCAGAGCGCTTGGTGAAACATACATTGCATTAAAGAAATCGCAAACAATTTCTATTAAAATGAAAGATGTATTTGTAATGCCAAGTACGCTTTCACTACGTATCAACAGCCATATACTTCCTGCATATTTTCTAGATGTTGGTTCACCGCATGCAATAATATTCTACGAAGATTTTCAAAAATTCGTTTCAAAGAAATTTTCGTTTCATAGTCTTCCAGTTGAAGAATTAGGAAAAAGCGTAAGAGAAAATAAAACAATATTTCCTTTAGGAACAAACGTAGATTTCGTCCAGAAAAAATCTAACAACACTATCAAAATACGTGTGTACGAGCGAGGAGTCGAAGCAGAAACGCTTGCTTGTGGAACCGGTGCTGTTGCAAGCGCGCTCGTTACTTCATGGAAATTTAATATGAGTTCGACTGTTACTATAATACCGAAAAGCAACCAAAAACTCTATGTATCGTATTCTAAGAAAGTTAACACATTTAAGAATATTTGGCTTGAAGGAAATGCTCAAATGGTATTTCAGGGAAGCATTTTCGTAGAACTATGATAACATTCTTTCTCGGAGAAAAAATGCGAAGTTGTAAATACATATAATCAATATTATGTATAATTATAATGAATGTGTGTATTTTATCTAATCGCTATTATTTTCTCTCCTTTCTCTATTATGGACTTTTCATTAATGTAGATTTGCGCTACTTCTCCACTTTCCATTGCATGTATATCATTTTCCATTTTCATTGCTTCCAAAATACAAATTCGTGTTCCAATGGTAATCCTATCACCGACGCGAACAAATATTTTCGTAATTAATCCAGGCATTGGCGCATACATTACTACGTTTTTTTTTTCGTCTGTATCTTTTTTGTATTTCCTGTAAGTGTTTTCTGTTTCCTTAATGATTTTCGTTTGATAATTCTTCTGAGAAATCATTACCGAATATGTTTCATCGGAAAGTTGGTGCAACACACCGTCATATATTTTTTCGTTGATAATCAATGAAAATATATTTTTGCTTTTTTCTAAGTAAGAAATTGTAAAACGCAATTCATCGGCCGCAACATTTTGTTCGTTGGAAAATTCCAGCGCTATTGCTACGCCATCTACTTCAACGATTTCTCTTAATTTTTTTTTCATCGATACTGTTCCAGTTTTTTATTTTTCCATTGTGAACCTATTGTTGAATTTTTCTTTGTTACAACTAATGTGCGATGCTTGTGCAATACGGTAGCAATTGCAGCAACTAACGCTTCTTCCTGAAGTTTCTTCTCTTGAAAACCTGATGGAAAATTTCTTTGAAGAAAATTTGTATCAATCGTTCCTTCAAGAAAATCCTGATGTTCTAAAATTTGAAGACACGCCGGAATATTCGTTGCAACACCACTTATTACATATTCGTTAAGTGCGCGTATCATTCGTTGTATGGCAAATATTCGTGACGATGAATAGGAAATTAATTTAGAAATCATCGGGTCGTAATACAGAGATATTTCATTCCCTTCCTCAATTCCTCTTTCTTCTCGAATACCAATTCCACTCGGCGAACGCATATATGTTATTTTTCCCGTTGAAGGATAAAAATTATTAAAAGATTCTTCAGCGTATATTCTACATTCAATTGCATTTCCGCGTAGGATTATATCTTCTTGCGTAAAAGAAATTTCTTCTTCCGATGCGACACGAATTTGTTCTCGTACCAAATCGATCCCAGTAACTAATTCGGTTACAGGATGTTCTACTTGCAATCGTGTGTTGACTTCAAGAAAATAAAAATTCTCTTTATCATCCATTAAAAATTCCACTGTTCCTGCATTAGAATAATTTGCAAGTTTTGCAACTTCTTTTGCTGCATTTCCCATCTTGTTTCGCAACGCATTTGTCATAATTGGTGATGGCGACTCTTCGATTATTTTTTGATGTCGTCGTTGTATGGAGCACTCGCGTTCTCCAAGATGAACGATATTTCCATAAACATCACCAAGAATTTGTATTTCGATATGCCGAGGATTATGTAGATATTTTTCTATAAACACGCGCGAATCTTTGAATGCATTCATCGCTTCGTTTTGACATAAACGAACTGCATTTTCAAACTCCGCTTCCGATTCGACAATCCGCATTCCCTTTCCCCCGCCTCCTGCTGCTGCTTTGATAAGTACCGGATACGAAATTTTTTGTGCTATTCCTTTTGCTTGTTGTAAATCGGTAATCGGTTCATCTATTCCTGGAATTATGGGAACATTAGAATTTCGTAAAAGTTGTTTTGCTTTGGTTTTATCTCCAAGAGTCTCAATTGCATTCGCAGATGGACCGATAAATACAATTCCACTTTCCTCAGCGAATTTTGCAAACGAAGAATTCTCTGATAGAAATCCATATCCCGGATGAATAGCATCTGCTTTTGACTTCCATGCAACATCAATAATTTTCACCGCGTCAAGGTAACTCTCTTTTGCAGGTGCCGCTCCTATGCAATATGCTTCATCTGCGTAAGAAACAAACGGCATCATTCTATCAATTTCTGAATACACAGATACTGTTGCAATATTCA
It encodes:
- the uvrA gene encoding excinuclease ABC subunit UvrA, with translation MQKKTNQNNTFSNSKKQNSIIIRGARVHNLKNINVEIPHNQLVVITGVSGSGKSSLAFDTIYAEGQRRFVESLSSYARQFLERFEKPDVDFISGISPSVAIEQKIPSKNPRSTVGTSTEIYDFLRLLFARIGKTYCAKCGTVVLKDSVQSVVNKLYEETSGINGDKILVLFPVHIHSTTTINEQIEYIRSQGFTRIFHSGIVIDVNEIDIENFQYQKKIFVVLDRLLLNNEKHDNRLSDSLESAFRFGDGKLVIHFVESGNELRFNQHFMCSLCDVQYQEPEQQLFSFNTPLGACSVCQGFGKSIGIDEGLVVPDKNKNLEEGAIHCWNFPNWKKFHIELLEIAARVNIRTNVPYYQLKEEERNVIFNGYETFCGVNGFFQFLQSKSYKLHYRVFLSRYRGYTICSECKGSRLRQEALLVKLNNKTIADVAQMSLSAAYDFFDSLLLSESEKKISERILHEIKKRIKFLIDVGIGYLTLDRTTHTLSGGESQRIHLATALGLSLVGTLYVLDEPSIGLHTRDTRRLIGILKSLRDLGNTVIVVEHDREIIESADYIIDIGPNAGELGGEIVFSGKHQQLLQSNTLTSKYLSGYEEIKIPTCRNNGSGNYIAIIGAREHNLKNINVKIPLQNFVCVTGVSGSGKSTLVHNVIYNSIKKIRGELDGTVVQVEKVEGINNIANVALVDQSPIGKTSRSNPVTYIKAYDLIRDVFASTPQSKMRGYMPSHFSFNVSGGRCEACNGEGIQRIEMQFLAELELQCEVCGGTRFKKEILQIQYNGKNIIDVLNFTVSEAFAFFGEYPTGIKIAKRLRILHDVGLGYLRLGQSSTTLSGGETQRIKLASFLVDADKNANTLFIFDEPTTGLHFNDINILLQCFQRLLKREHSIIVIEHNLDVIKCADWIIDLGPEGGERGGFIIAEGTLKTIINNTDSITGSCLKRVLSKN
- a CDS encoding acetyl-CoA carboxylase biotin carboxylase subunit, translating into MKKILIANRGEIALRIMRTCKEMNIATVSVYSEIDRMMPFVSYADEAYCIGAAPAKESYLDAVKIIDVAWKSKADAIHPGYGFLSENSSFAKFAEESGIVFIGPSANAIETLGDKTKAKQLLRNSNVPIIPGIDEPITDLQQAKGIAQKISYPVLIKAAAGGGGKGMRIVESEAEFENAVRLCQNEAMNAFKDSRVFIEKYLHNPRHIEIQILGDVYGNIVHLGERECSIQRRHQKIIEESPSPIMTNALRNKMGNAAKEVAKLANYSNAGTVEFLMDDKENFYFLEVNTRLQVEHPVTELVTGIDLVREQIRVASEEEISFTQEDIILRGNAIECRIYAEESFNNFYPSTGKITYMRSPSGIGIREERGIEEGNEISLYYDPMISKLISYSSSRIFAIQRMIRALNEYVISGVATNIPACLQILEHQDFLEGTIDTNFLQRNFPSGFQEKKLQEEALVAAIATVLHKHRTLVVTKKNSTIGSQWKNKKLEQYR
- a CDS encoding diaminopimelate epimerase, coding for MKKQISFTKLTGAGNDFILIDNRGEEISLPWDILAKKLCDRNFGIGADGLLIVEHSNDSDFEMKYFNSDGSYGGMCGNGGRCIAHYYFLTKKRKKKTYFRALGETYIALKKSQTISIKMKDVFVMPSTLSLRINSHILPAYFLDVGSPHAIIFYEDFQKFVSKKFSFHSLPVEELGKSVRENKTIFPLGTNVDFVQKKSNNTIKIRVYERGVEAETLACGTGAVASALVTSWKFNMSSTVTIIPKSNQKLYVSYSKKVNTFKNIWLEGNAQMVFQGSIFVEL
- a CDS encoding acetyl-CoA carboxylase biotin carboxyl carrier protein subunit; this translates as MKKKLREIVEVDGVAIALEFSNEQNVAADELRFTISYLEKSKNIFSLIINEKIYDGVLHQLSDETYSVMISQKNYQTKIIKETENTYRKYKKDTDEKKNVVMYAPMPGLITKIFVRVGDRITIGTRICILEAMKMENDIHAMESGEVAQIYINEKSIIEKGEKIIAIR